TTGGCAAAACCGTTTTGCAGGGCAGTGGGGAACTGTGCATTTAGCTGCGTTTGGGGAGCAAGTGGGTGGCGTATTACTGCAAGCTGGTTTTTTAGCAAACAAACACTTACCAGAGTTAACGACTCACAGTCGGTTTGGCGAACGCATAGACCAAGTTGACTATCATCCAAGCTATCATGAGCTGATGCAGCATGCCATAGAGCAAGGTCACTGCGCATTGCCTTGGCAGCAACAAAAAGCCGGGAGTCATGTTGTAAGAGCTGTGATGGCAGTGCTGCACAATCATGCAGATCCGGGCTCCGGCTGTCCATTAACCATGACTTTTGCCAGTGTGCCAGCTATTGCCAGCCAAGAAAATATCGCAGCTATGTGGCTACCTAAAATAATGGCAAATCATTACGACCCAGATAATAAGCCTTGGTCTGAAAAAAAGGGTGTCACTATAGGTATGGCGATGACCGAAAAACAAGGCGGCTCTGATGTTCGAGCCAATACCACTAAAGCCGCAGCTATTAATGAAAGTGGCGCAGGGCAATTATACGCTTTAACTGGGCACAAATGGTTTTGCTCAGCGCCCATGAGTGACGCATTTTTAGTACTCGCTAACACTGATGAAAACCAATTATCCTGCTTCTTAGTGCCGCGCTGGCTCGAAACTGGTGAGAAAAATGCCATGTATATTCAGCGTTTAAAAAATAAGTTAGGTAATCAATCGAATGCGAGCTCTGAAATAGAGTTCAGAGGCGCGCATGGCTGGTTGCTAGGAGAGCCAGGGCGAGGCATTGCAACTATTATTCAAATGGTCGCTTTGACTCGTTATGATTGTATGCTTGGTTCAAGTTCGTTGATGTTGCAAGCTGTGAAAGAAGCGA
The nucleotide sequence above comes from Pseudoalteromonas shioyasakiensis. Encoded proteins:
- a CDS encoding acyl-CoA dehydrogenase family protein; this encodes MAVSQSETHQVFNQPKPLENYNAYEADTVLQYWQNRFAGQWGTVHLAAFGEQVGGVLLQAGFLANKHLPELTTHSRFGERIDQVDYHPSYHELMQHAIEQGHCALPWQQQKAGSHVVRAVMAVLHNHADPGSGCPLTMTFASVPAIASQENIAAMWLPKIMANHYDPDNKPWSEKKGVTIGMAMTEKQGGSDVRANTTKAAAINESGAGQLYALTGHKWFCSAPMSDAFLVLANTDENQLSCFLVPRWLETGEKNAMYIQRLKNKLGNQSNASSEIEFRGAHGWLLGEPGRGIATIIQMVALTRYDCMLGSSSLMLQAVKEAIWHTSGRSVFGKNLHQQPLMLNVLADLAIEAEAALAISMRIAHALDNQGNSNEVALVRSATAIGKYWICKRAVQQTYEAMECIGGVGYVQDNIISRLYKEAPVNSIWEGSGNVQCLDLLRVFNREPESLKVLMNELEKARSLSLDYATKLDELQRMLTDAANLEMHARRIIERLALLWQASTLLQFGEPLIADAFVKSRLNEVSFSQYGCLSHDIDCQAIVSRMMPKL